In the genome of Oscarella lobularis chromosome 1, ooOscLobu1.1, whole genome shotgun sequence, one region contains:
- the LOC136199760 gene encoding uncharacterized protein isoform X2 has protein sequence MDKRWRNRVHDNLPSIVEVFDPMSVLDRLLAERLVSREQYAMLRDSSKTNEDKSRILLVDILPRKGDTAFDEFVDVLRGTERQEHVVRLFLEPRKRKNEIDRLVDEGVRKFKGDLVRAEMTVVGLRKKIGPSMGSPSLKWETNIPNMPINCSPYGSVAEIDGMLHVGSEDRMFQFKKGAWEGEKHHLPGIYKIWSVFECEGKGYVVDMNDRSRCSSIYEWKSETKNLELLTKIPDEYQLYGRSAIGHNGNIYLVGGGWGGRDRVDCFDINKGEWEPIKKMKNERWACSLAVIDDKMFVGGGAKAGNSVECFSMEKLGWIDIKPTTKEVCQLSSWNEKLVATGGWDMGYSNCVEMYDELSGDWLPLPSMNKGRYLHGACTTKDNQLIVVGGEGALNSVECLKM, from the exons ATGGATAAACGATGGAGAAATCGCGTCCACGACAATcttccgtcgatcgtcgaagtgtTCGATCCCATGTCCGTTCtagatcgtcttctcgccgagaGACTCGTCTCTCGAGAGCAATACGCAATGCTGCGCGATTCGTCCAAGACGAACGAAGACAAATCGCGCATACTCCTTGTCGACATTTTGCCGCGAAAAGGTGACACGGCCTTCGACGAGTTTGTCGACGTTCTACGAGGAACGGAACGACAAGAGCATGTTGTTCGGCTGTTTTTGGAGCCACGAAAGAGAA AGAATGAAATTGATCGACTTGTGGATGAGGGAGTGAGGAAATTCAAGGGAGATCTTGTTCGCGCTGAAATGACTGTTGTCGGATTGAGAAAAAAG ATTGGTCCTTCGATGGGAAGTCCAAGTCTCAAATGGGAGACAAACATACCAAACATGCCCATCAATTGTTCGCCATATGGAAGTGTGGCTGAAATCGATGGAATGCTACATGTTGGTTCTGAGGATAGAATGTTTCAGTTTAAGAAGGGAGCGTGGGAGGGAGAGAAGCATCATCTGCCGGGAATTTATAAAATATGGagtgtctttgaatgtgaagggaaaggataTGTCGTGGATATGAATGACCGGTCTCGATGTTCGAGTAtttatgaatggaaaagtgaaacgaaaaatttggAATTATTAACTAAAATACCAGATGAATATCAACTCTATGGGAGATCAGCAATTGGACACAATGGGAACATTTATCTTGTGGGAGGGGGATGGGGAGGGAGGGATcgagttgattgttttgatattaataagGGAGAATGGGaaccaataaagaaaatgaagaatgaACGGTGGGCGTGTTCATTGGCTGTGattgatgataaaatgtTTGTTGGAGGAGGGGCAAAGGCGGGAaattcagttgaatgtttctCAATGGAGAAACTAGGGTGGATTGATATCAAACCAACTACAAAGGAAGTGTGTCAATTGTCATCATGGAATgagaaactcgtcgcaaCAGGAGGATGGGACATGGGATATAGCAATTGTGTTGAAATGTATGATGAATTGTCTGGGgattggcttccattgccatCAATGAATAAGGGACGATACCTCCATGGTGCATGTAcaacaaaagacaatcaattgattgtAGTGGGGGGAGAGGGTGCATTGAactcagttgaatgtttgaAAATGTAA
- the LOC136185171 gene encoding uncharacterized protein has translation MDERWKKRVFPILPALLEILMPLSLIDGLLAVSLIALEEYEELSLPIYNDVKRSRMLLLSILPKKGPGSFDRFMNVLKATEGQEHVAQRIMENESDKSSERLVEWEEKVKELERELKKEREEKEEKTRQLQKEKEEKNKEYVTNIGLRTKLGPSMRNPSLKWETNIPNMPIGCLPIGRVAEINGMLHVGWGDRMFQFKKGAWEGEEDHLPGIKRIRSVFECEGKGYFMNVNDINRCSSIYKWKSETRNLELLTKIPDECQLKWRSAIGHNGNIYLVGGDWWSDRVDCCDINKGEWEPIKKMKNKRYSCSLAVINDKMFVGGGKGAGNSVECFSMEKQEFIDITPTTKEECQLSSWNGKLVATGGRGESNCVEMYDELSGDWLPLPSMNQERHLHGACTTKDNQLIVVGGRGALNSVECLKM, from the exons ATGGATGAAAGATGGAAGAAACGCGTGTTTCCCATTCTTCCCGCTCTGCTCGAGATTCTCAtgcctctctctcttatcGATGGTCTACTCGCCGTCTCTCTTATCGCTCTTGAAGAATATGAAGAGCTCTCTCTTCCAATCtacaatgacgtcaagcgATCGCGAATGCTCCTTCTCTCTATTTTACCGAAAAAGGGACCCGGCTCCTTTGATCGATTTATGAACGTTTTGAAAGCAACCGAAGGACAAGAACACGTCGCACAAAGAATAATGGAAAATGAAAGCGATAAGAGTTCAGAGCGCCTTGTGGAAtgggaagaaaaagtcaaggaattagaaagagaattgaaaaaagagagagaagagaaagaagaaaaaacgagacaattacagaaagaaaaagaagagaaaaacaaggAATATGTGACAAACATTGGTCTGAGAACTAAG CTTGGACCTTCGATGAGAAATCCTAGTCTCAAATGGGAGACAAACATACCAAACATGCCCATTGGTTGTTTGCCAATTGGACgtgtggctgaaatcaatggaatgcTACATGTTGGTTGGGGGGATAGAATGTTTCAGTTTAAGAAAGGAGCGTGGGAGGGAGAGGAGGATCATCTTCCGGGGATTAAACGCATAAGGagtgtctttgaatgtgaagggaaaggataTTTCATGAATGTCAATGACATAAATCGATGTTCGAGTATTTATAaatggaaaagtgaaacgagaAATTTGGAATTATTAACTAAAATACCAGATGAATGTCAACTCAAATGGAGATCAGCAATTGGACACAATGGGAACATTTATCTTGTGGGAGGGGATTGGTGGAGTGATCGAGTTGATTGTTGTGATATTAATAAGGGAGAATGGGaaccaataaagaaaatgaagaataaACGGTATTCGTGTTCATTGGCTGTAATCAATGATAAAATGTTTGTTGGAGGAGGGAAAGGGGCGGGGaattcagttgaatgtttctCAATGGAGAAACAAGAGTTCATTGATATCACACCAACTACAAAGGAGGAGTGTCAATTGTCATCATGGAATgggaaactcgtcgcaacAGGAGGAAGGGGAGAGAGCAATTGTGTTGAAATGTATGATGAATTGTCTGGGgattggcttccattgccatCAATGAATCAGGAACGACACTTGCATGGTGCATGTAcaacaaaagacaatcaattgattgtAGTGGGGGGAAGGGGTGCTTTGAactcagttgaatgtttAAAAATGTAA